From the Candidatus Peribacteria bacterium genome, one window contains:
- a CDS encoding DUF5667 domain-containing protein — protein sequence MDLEKRIQQLASELAPTTEQHARVRSILERRIQGPAILSEAKTQSSPDAQQKNHLREQISDRISMPGVSSVFGRIHAFLSPTSSVQARIKRSVFDHLIPPTPVPFFQRVTKWGAAFVIVALALRASPFLFLAPQSNAVSAVILDPTPTGVELSSHGLWQPVTQEVELHEAMNLRTADGEATLMMHDDGNVRLDAHTTIALNDVSDQPSTQLDAPTFTVESGTVWLQALLPDQVRGFLVATPAGTITMHGGSVSVAVEGTTVRIEVWDRHAVVVHEGQAASLVAGEFVELTPGSKLVVQDLPINAYKGTWVAQNLGRDSVHQRELAQLQQERRAAEAGILPTSPFYTVKRVAETVDVLLTLDPAAKVEKRLQQASIRLNEAAALIIQGDSGASIPLDEYRQTLIDVASGTGDTLVQYLVQRTVAENAAQLSAALPDDQLYILKKAVLQASAALPNDTLDERDVSGTLLVDTLNMLEQAIQNNDVDQMHLALKTLSPYLPSLQSGSGDLLKPDARKEALSLLTQVATALKQTTNGSGTVLTDDIARQIADYLPTPAASADADTPRIVISSSYTPLTESQLETAVQGALRRVFDIYTMPNSRLNALRVEIKKFADSPDEGRFLRRLYRDMPDNDVFRQVVRTAIQNLRVEQFIEDESVETGSGTGAQ from the coding sequence ATGGACCTCGAAAAACGTATCCAGCAGCTGGCGAGTGAACTTGCTCCGACCACGGAGCAGCATGCACGCGTCCGCTCCATTCTCGAGCGTCGCATCCAGGGGCCGGCCATTCTGAGCGAGGCAAAAACACAATCATCTCCCGACGCGCAGCAGAAAAATCATCTGAGAGAACAGATCTCCGATCGTATTTCCATGCCGGGGGTCTCGTCTGTATTCGGTCGCATCCATGCATTTCTCTCACCAACATCATCGGTACAGGCGCGCATCAAGCGCTCTGTATTCGATCACCTGATTCCGCCGACACCCGTACCGTTCTTTCAGCGTGTCACCAAGTGGGGAGCAGCATTTGTTATTGTCGCGCTTGCGCTCCGTGCCAGCCCGTTTTTGTTCCTGGCACCACAGTCGAACGCAGTCTCTGCGGTTATTCTTGATCCCACACCGACTGGCGTAGAACTGTCATCCCACGGACTCTGGCAGCCGGTGACACAGGAAGTCGAACTGCATGAAGCCATGAATTTGCGCACCGCAGACGGAGAGGCAACCCTGATGATGCACGATGATGGAAACGTCCGTCTCGATGCGCACACCACTATTGCGCTCAATGATGTGTCCGACCAGCCGTCGACACAGCTCGATGCCCCGACATTCACTGTTGAATCCGGCACCGTCTGGTTGCAGGCACTTCTGCCGGACCAGGTCCGCGGCTTCCTTGTTGCCACTCCTGCAGGAACCATCACGATGCACGGGGGGAGTGTGTCCGTGGCTGTGGAGGGCACTACTGTCCGCATAGAAGTCTGGGACAGACATGCAGTTGTTGTGCATGAAGGCCAGGCAGCATCACTCGTTGCCGGTGAATTTGTGGAACTGACACCTGGCAGCAAACTGGTGGTGCAAGATCTTCCTATCAATGCATACAAAGGAACATGGGTGGCACAGAACCTCGGACGTGACAGCGTGCACCAGCGTGAACTCGCGCAGTTGCAGCAGGAGCGCCGCGCTGCAGAAGCGGGAATTCTGCCAACGTCACCGTTCTATACCGTGAAGCGCGTTGCAGAAACCGTGGATGTACTCCTCACGCTCGACCCCGCCGCAAAAGTGGAGAAGCGTTTGCAGCAGGCAAGCATCCGTCTGAACGAAGCAGCTGCTCTTATCATCCAGGGTGATTCCGGAGCCAGCATTCCGCTTGATGAATATCGTCAGACGCTCATCGACGTTGCATCCGGAACAGGGGATACGCTCGTCCAGTATCTGGTCCAGCGCACCGTTGCGGAAAATGCAGCACAGCTGAGCGCGGCTCTGCCGGATGATCAGCTCTACATTCTGAAAAAGGCAGTGCTCCAGGCAAGCGCTGCTTTGCCAAACGACACACTCGACGAACGCGATGTGAGCGGCACACTCCTTGTCGATACACTCAACATGCTCGAGCAAGCCATTCAGAACAACGATGTCGATCAGATGCATCTCGCACTGAAGACGCTCTCACCGTATCTTCCATCGCTCCAGAGTGGCAGCGGAGACCTCCTGAAGCCGGATGCGCGCAAAGAAGCACTCTCACTGCTTACACAGGTTGCAACCGCACTGAAGCAGACAACAAACGGCAGCGGCACCGTTCTGACAGACGATATCGCCCGTCAGATTGCCGACTATCTCCCGACGCCGGCAGCATCAGCAGATGCAGACACGCCACGCATTGTCATTTCTTCATCCTACACGCCGCTTACCGAATCCCAGCTGGAAACGGCAGTCCAGGGAGCGCTGCGTCGTGTGTTTGATATCTACACCATGCCAAACAGCCGCCTCAACGCCCTGCGCGTCGAAATCAAGAAATTCGCCGATTCCCCGGACGAGGGCCGTTTCCTGCGCCGCCTCTACCGCGATATGCCTGATAATGACGTCTTCCGTCAGGTTGTCCGCACGGCTATCCAGAATTTGAGAGTGGAGCAGTTTATTGAGGACGAATCTGTGGAGACGGGAAGTGGTACAGGAGCTCAATAA
- a CDS encoding O-antigen ligase family protein, whose amino-acid sequence MLQRVREWLALLLIVLLPFHALGVTVLTKLIAGPGQAPLLQLAIWKEGVLGIILLIACVEYITRLIEVKSLKSIGRHFDVIDVLIAIIIGLSFLVSDFQPEFSVSQFALGVKYDLIPLIALLILRRVHWSAWFKETAFRAILWVGGIVSVYGILSLLLPDSFFYWLGYSDLHSLYVADKPLAAFQQIGGSTLHRVQSTFSGPNQLGIWLLIPIAIAVTGVTLRSLEGSTPAALKRVHASSVLSMTLLALVLIALFLTFSRAAWIGAFVIIVMALYPFVKAHMTRGRLLGSVFVCGALVFTAVALFPTALLRISSTRGHIDRPIEAIGRMIEYPLGMGLGSAGPATNRSADTCVMLRPEDDPSWAKDRADLCVFLGDKQVQPTGRLCGCPFLPENWYLQIGVELGVLGFILYLSLIGLILRRLWVMGYGLWGVGLMFVGVSIAALFLHAWEDAAIAYSVWMLIALGLPVASRR is encoded by the coding sequence ATGCTTCAGCGTGTCCGCGAATGGCTGGCTCTGCTCCTCATAGTGCTCCTGCCGTTTCATGCACTCGGTGTCACGGTTCTGACAAAACTGATTGCAGGCCCCGGTCAGGCGCCGCTTCTGCAGCTGGCTATATGGAAAGAAGGGGTGCTTGGCATCATCCTGCTGATTGCATGCGTGGAATACATCACCCGTCTTATTGAAGTCAAAAGTCTGAAGTCTATCGGACGGCATTTTGATGTCATCGATGTACTCATCGCAATCATCATCGGACTTTCTTTTCTGGTCTCTGATTTTCAGCCGGAATTTTCAGTGTCACAGTTTGCACTGGGCGTGAAGTACGATCTTATTCCGCTCATTGCACTCCTGATTCTCCGCCGCGTGCACTGGTCTGCGTGGTTCAAAGAGACTGCGTTCCGCGCCATTCTCTGGGTGGGCGGGATTGTCTCTGTGTACGGCATTCTCTCGCTTCTGCTCCCCGACAGTTTCTTCTACTGGCTCGGGTATTCCGATCTACATTCTCTGTACGTTGCAGACAAGCCGCTCGCTGCGTTCCAGCAGATCGGGGGATCGACGCTGCATCGGGTCCAGTCGACGTTCAGCGGACCGAATCAGTTGGGGATCTGGCTGCTGATTCCGATTGCGATTGCTGTCACAGGTGTCACCCTGAGGTCGCTCGAAGGGTCGACGCCGGCTGCCTTAAAGCGTGTTCATGCTTCGAGTGTCCTCAGCATGACACTATTGGCTCTCGTTCTTATTGCTCTCTTCCTGACTTTCTCCCGCGCTGCCTGGATCGGCGCATTCGTCATCATCGTGATGGCGCTCTATCCGTTTGTGAAAGCGCACATGACGCGCGGGCGTTTGCTGGGATCGGTCTTTGTGTGTGGCGCTCTCGTCTTCACAGCAGTCGCACTTTTTCCAACGGCACTGCTCCGTATCTCCTCCACACGTGGTCACATCGACCGGCCTATCGAGGCTATCGGCAGAATGATCGAGTACCCTTTGGGCATGGGCCTTGGTTCCGCAGGTCCCGCCACTAACCGCTCGGCTGATACATGTGTGATGCTCCGCCCCGAAGACGATCCGTCCTGGGCGAAAGACCGGGCGGACTTGTGTGTGTTTCTGGGTGACAAGCAAGTGCAGCCGACAGGACGTCTGTGCGGCTGTCCGTTTTTGCCGGAAAACTGGTATCTGCAGATTGGAGTTGAGCTTGGAGTTCTTGGCTTCATTTTATATCTGTCTTTGATCGGGCTGATTCTGCGTCGGTTATGGGTTATGGGTTATGGGTTATGGGGAGTAGGTTTGATGTTTGTGGGCGTGAGTATTGCGGCACTCTTTTTGCATGCATGGGAAGATGCGGCGATTGCGTACAGCGTATGGATGCTGATTGCCCTTGGATTGCCCGTTGCCTCCAGGCGGTAG
- the guaA gene encoding glutamine-hydrolyzing GMP synthase, which yields MSAPIHPKSIVILDFGGQYAHLIARRVREAGAFSEIRPPSTPAEDLKEAAGIILSGGPQSVYDAGSPQADPLILELGIPVLGICYGHHWIGHTLGGEVTSGKTKEYGRTPIEVKAETALFKGLPHTFVVWMSHGDEVTRLPHGFITAASSSDCINAAMADEVRRIYSVQFHTEVVHTEHGSEILQRFVNLTDHAPWNLKSYAERIGNEVKKDVGDKRVFMMVSGGVDSSVAFTVLNEVLGAHRVQGLLVDTGMMRKNEARAIMNAFHLFDIENLEVADASEEFFANLKGVYDPEEKRRIIGETFLTVQKRVSEEMHLRMEDGWMFGQGTIYPDTIETGGTQHADKIKTHHNRVDAVQKMIDAGQVIEPLKDLYKDEVRKLGEEIGLSHDLVWRHPFPGPGLGVRILCAEQAFDPDADLDLAIPHKALPVRSVGVQGDGRTYRHAVALFSKTPFHVEPHFMDLATSIPNANRAFNRVLQCTSHDTPPEFVFTPGYITRQRADLLRDADDIVYDEMHRAGLYEKIWQFPVVLLPFGTSEGGQSIVLRPIESQEAMTANAVALPDEVIKNMTEKILQLPGIDCVFLDLTNKPPATIEWE from the coding sequence ATGTCAGCCCCTATTCATCCAAAAAGCATCGTTATTCTGGATTTTGGGGGACAGTACGCCCATCTCATTGCACGCCGCGTGCGTGAGGCCGGGGCTTTTTCGGAAATCCGTCCGCCGAGTACACCGGCTGAGGATCTGAAAGAGGCTGCGGGAATCATCCTCTCCGGAGGTCCGCAGAGCGTGTACGACGCAGGCAGCCCGCAGGCCGATCCTTTGATCCTCGAGCTGGGTATTCCTGTTCTGGGTATTTGCTACGGTCACCACTGGATCGGGCACACGCTCGGAGGTGAAGTGACCAGCGGGAAGACAAAGGAGTACGGACGCACGCCTATTGAGGTCAAAGCGGAGACGGCACTTTTCAAAGGACTCCCGCATACATTTGTCGTCTGGATGTCTCATGGAGATGAAGTCACACGCCTGCCGCACGGATTCATCACCGCTGCAAGCTCCTCTGATTGTATCAACGCCGCTATGGCCGATGAGGTGCGCAGAATTTACAGCGTCCAGTTCCACACTGAAGTGGTACATACCGAACACGGATCTGAGATTCTCCAGCGCTTTGTAAACCTGACCGATCACGCACCCTGGAATCTGAAGAGCTACGCTGAGCGCATCGGGAACGAGGTGAAGAAAGATGTCGGGGACAAGCGCGTGTTTATGATGGTGTCCGGTGGCGTGGATTCTTCTGTTGCCTTTACAGTCCTGAATGAAGTCCTCGGTGCGCACCGTGTGCAGGGGCTTTTGGTTGATACCGGTATGATGCGCAAGAACGAGGCACGCGCGATCATGAATGCGTTCCATCTCTTTGATATCGAAAATCTGGAAGTCGCCGATGCATCCGAAGAATTCTTTGCAAATCTGAAAGGTGTCTACGATCCCGAGGAAAAGCGTCGCATCATTGGCGAAACATTCCTCACGGTGCAAAAGCGCGTCAGCGAAGAAATGCACCTGCGGATGGAAGACGGCTGGATGTTCGGTCAGGGGACTATTTACCCGGACACAATCGAAACCGGCGGCACGCAGCATGCAGACAAAATCAAGACGCACCACAACCGCGTAGATGCCGTGCAGAAAATGATTGATGCCGGACAGGTCATCGAGCCGCTCAAGGATCTGTACAAAGACGAAGTCCGCAAGCTTGGCGAAGAAATCGGTCTGTCACACGACCTTGTCTGGCGCCATCCGTTCCCGGGTCCGGGACTCGGTGTCCGCATTCTCTGTGCCGAACAAGCATTCGATCCTGATGCCGATCTTGATCTCGCTATTCCGCATAAGGCATTGCCCGTTCGTTCTGTCGGTGTGCAGGGAGATGGTCGAACCTACCGTCATGCGGTTGCGCTGTTTTCAAAAACACCATTCCACGTCGAGCCGCATTTTATGGATCTCGCGACCTCGATCCCCAATGCAAACCGCGCCTTCAACCGCGTGCTTCAGTGCACCTCACACGACACACCGCCGGAGTTTGTCTTCACTCCCGGTTACATCACGCGTCAGCGCGCAGACCTCCTCCGCGACGCCGACGATATTGTCTACGACGAAATGCATCGCGCCGGACTCTACGAAAAAATCTGGCAGTTCCCGGTCGTGCTTCTTCCCTTTGGAACGAGTGAAGGGGGACAGTCGATCGTCCTTCGTCCCATTGAATCTCAGGAAGCCATGACCGCCAATGCGGTTGCCCTTCCGGATGAGGTCATCAAGAACATGACAGAAAAAATCCTGCAGCTTCCGGGCATTGATTGTGTGTTCCTTGATCTAACAAACAAGCCACCAGCTACGATAGAGTGGGAATAA
- a CDS encoding sigma-70 family RNA polymerase sigma factor — MIPPLLDEAELQKLIALAQDGDTDAFGRIYDHFFTPVYRYCAFRLPVEVAEDTTADIFVKAWEKIHTYKAQRGVPFAAWIFRIARYSVIDTYRSARGFDEVPEDIPDLDNFNRTEGRAERNDTLRIVRHALDQLPTRYREILLLTYVSDLPYSEVARVLHMTAGGVRILKLRALRKLESLLPPEIVKDS; from the coding sequence ATGATTCCTCCACTTCTCGACGAAGCGGAGCTGCAAAAGCTTATCGCTCTGGCCCAGGATGGTGATACGGATGCTTTCGGGCGTATCTATGACCATTTCTTCACACCTGTATACCGGTACTGTGCGTTTCGTCTGCCTGTGGAAGTGGCGGAGGACACGACGGCGGATATTTTCGTAAAAGCCTGGGAAAAGATTCATACGTATAAAGCGCAGCGGGGGGTGCCCTTTGCTGCCTGGATTTTTCGTATTGCCCGCTACAGCGTCATCGATACCTATCGATCAGCGAGAGGATTTGATGAAGTTCCTGAGGATATTCCTGATTTGGACAATTTTAACCGTACAGAAGGCCGAGCGGAGCGCAATGATACCCTGCGCATTGTCCGCCATGCATTGGACCAATTGCCCACCCGGTACCGTGAAATCCTGCTTTTGACCTATGTGAGCGATTTGCCGTACAGCGAAGTGGCCAGAGTGCTTCATATGACTGCTGGAGGGGTGAGAATCCTCAAATTGAGGGCTCTGCGGAAACTGGAATCCCTTCTCCCCCCGGAAATTGTCAAAGACTCGTAA